The Triticum dicoccoides isolate Atlit2015 ecotype Zavitan chromosome 6A, WEW_v2.0, whole genome shotgun sequence genome has a window encoding:
- the LOC119314992 gene encoding ethylene-responsive transcription factor ERF109-like, giving the protein MAPRLERGGRGFQLPNSELEDSLFLRALISVVNGDAVVPTLHLEPSSTPHFAAAVPACASCGVDGCIGCMFVAAAATADSSSGGEECSAASFVKDGGVGKITRRRSRSKFGGVRQRSWGKWAAEIRDPHRAVRQWLGTFDTAVDAARAYDLAALEFRGHRARLNFPDAAASSSSAASVSDSSWTAAQS; this is encoded by the coding sequence ATGGCGCCGAGGCTGGAGCGCGGCGGCAGGGGCTTCCAGCTCCCGAACTCCGAGCTGGAGGACTCCCTCTTCCTCCGCGCCCTCATCTCCGTTGTAAACGGAGACGCCGTCGTCCCCACGCTGCACCTCGAGCCATCGTCCACGCCGCACTTTGCCGCTGCAGTTCCTGCGTGCGCCAGCTGCGGCGTGGACGGGTGCATCGGCTGCATGTTCgtcgctgcggcggcgacggccgaCTCGAGCAGCGGGGGCGAAGAGTGCTCCGCCGCGAGCTTCGTGAAGGACGGCGGCGTGGGGAAGATCACGCGGAGGAGGAGCCGGAGCAAGTTCGGGGGCGTGAGGCAGCGGTCGTGGGGGAAGTGGGCGGCGGAGATCCGCGACCCGCACCGCGCCGTGCGCCAGTggctcggcaccttcgacaccgccgTGGATGCCGCCCGCGCCTACGATCTCGCGGCGCTCGAGTTCCGTGGCCACCGCGCCAGACTCAACTTCCCGGAcgcggccgcgtcgtcgtcgtcggcggCTTCTGTTTCTGATTCTTCTTGGACGGCTGCGCAGTCGTAG